A stretch of Lactiplantibacillus brownii DNA encodes these proteins:
- the acpP gene encoding acyl carrier protein — MTKEEIFNKIAAIIADRFEVDQSTVTNEMNLQKDLDADSIDFVEFVLELEDTFGSEISDEDAEKLNTVGEVVDYVAAHQTK; from the coding sequence ATGACAAAAGAAGAAATCTTCAACAAAATTGCGGCCATCATTGCGGATCGCTTTGAAGTTGATCAAAGTACTGTAACCAATGAAATGAACTTACAAAAAGACTTAGATGCTGATTCCATCGATTTCGTTGAGTTTGTCTTAGAACTTGAAGACACTTTCGGTAGCGAAATTTCAGATGAAGATGCTGAAAAGCTCAATACAGTTGGTGAAGTTGTCGATTACGTGGCAGCACATCAAACCAAATAG
- a CDS encoding putative DNA-binding protein, whose protein sequence is MEIEKNYRINSLFEFYEPLLTSKQKAYIQLYYGDDYSLGEIAEEFSVSRQAVYDNIKRTEKILEGYEAKLHLYQAFVERNHEVDAISAYIKQHYHGDAELIKMIQQLVNLEADSE, encoded by the coding sequence ATGGAAATTGAAAAAAATTACCGGATTAATTCGCTATTTGAATTCTATGAACCGTTACTGACTAGCAAGCAAAAAGCTTATATTCAGTTATATTATGGTGACGATTATTCATTGGGCGAGATTGCGGAAGAGTTCTCAGTGTCGCGCCAAGCGGTCTATGATAATATCAAACGCACGGAAAAAATTCTCGAAGGTTACGAAGCTAAATTGCATTTATATCAGGCTTTTGTCGAGCGTAACCACGAGGTGGATGCTATTTCGGCATATATTAAGCAGCACTATCATGGTGATGCAGAACTAATTAAGATGATTCAACAACTAGTCAACTTAGAAGCTGACTCAGAATAA
- the rnc gene encoding ribonuclease III: protein MITELAAMLEARFGIKFKDPALLAEAFTQASYVNEHQDQKLKYYERVEFLGDAVLELAVSEYLYKRYKDMPQGKLTRLRAAMVCEDSFASFARECDFPQYIRLGKGEQKAKAWERDSLLCDIFESFVGALYLDQGREPVLKFVHQVIFPKLDEGRFDGVFDYKTTLQEYLQQDGDVEIDYQLVEQDGPANERSYEIAVSANGRQIGEGRGHSKKEAEQSAARQAYTQLQQRHD, encoded by the coding sequence ATGATAACGGAATTAGCAGCGATGTTAGAAGCACGCTTTGGAATCAAGTTTAAGGATCCAGCGTTATTAGCCGAAGCGTTTACACAAGCGTCCTATGTTAATGAGCATCAGGATCAAAAGCTGAAGTATTATGAACGAGTCGAATTTTTGGGGGATGCCGTCTTAGAGTTAGCGGTTTCTGAGTATTTATACAAGCGTTATAAAGACATGCCCCAAGGCAAGTTGACTCGCCTGCGAGCGGCAATGGTCTGCGAAGATAGTTTTGCCAGTTTCGCGCGTGAGTGTGACTTTCCACAATATATTCGTTTAGGTAAAGGCGAACAAAAAGCTAAAGCTTGGGAACGAGATTCATTACTATGTGATATTTTTGAATCTTTTGTTGGGGCCTTATATTTGGATCAAGGTCGCGAACCCGTTTTGAAATTTGTCCATCAAGTCATCTTTCCTAAACTTGATGAAGGCCGTTTTGACGGTGTTTTTGACTACAAAACAACCCTTCAAGAATATTTGCAACAGGATGGCGACGTCGAGATCGATTACCAATTAGTTGAACAAGATGGTCCAGCCAACGAACGCTCTTATGAGATTGCCGTTTCAGCAAATGGTCGTCAGATTGGTGAAGGTCGCGGTCATTCTAAGAAGGAAGCCGAACAAAGTGCAGCGCGTCAAGCCTACACGCAATTACAACAACGTCACGATTAA
- the smc gene encoding chromosome segregation protein SMC yields the protein MQLKSLEISGFKSFADKTKIDFQAGMTGIVGPNGSGKSNIIEAIRWVLGEQAVKSLRGTKMTDVIFAGSDHRKPLNMAKVTIMFDNSDHFLPLDYAEVSITRKLFRNGDSEYLINNQACRLKDITNLMIDTGLGKDSFSVISQGRVEAVFNAKPEERRSIIEDVAGVLKYKKDKLTTEARLADTTDNLNRINDIIAELNQQRGPLEQQASLAHDYQDQKQKYDYLDRSRLVKKVTIAHDQLVKVNEQLAQAKALVQNYQTQADAGASEVAELKSDQAAQLQAKDALAAQNLSLTKTIENTQGQQGVDTERQQNQQATQTRLTTALTAAKTAVATLSAKKQTLTKQLAAQQAQVKQLQTQVKTLTTATSAAGRQQLADQLDQVRANYIDEKQVEASLNNEAKNLVKQHQQAGSRTDATTQTLATAQAKLVAAKTAVDEQNHTLSELQNQITAQTQTLAQQRAKYREQATQYDTRQQNYYAALGLREKAKSQLETLQSAQERYTSFYAGVRAVLEHRQQFPGVAGAVSELLTIPANYTKAVEVALGGQVQNVVCDTQQTAKTVVRFLTQHHAGRATFLPVERIDSRQLAVATEQALKQQTGVLGIASELVTCESHYVAIKRYLLGTTVIVDTLDHAMAISRLRRFRCKLVTLAGETIAASGAITGGATAHGDRGVLQQQQQTEKLAADLAQMNAALQTSEQALATTKQANDQLTAAGETSQQKLSDLKDQANQVRANLEVAKRDLTALERQIKALTYERSQRADEDSSYEAQVAHNQQATADNQAKLADYQQQMQTIMQQQKDYATYQQQQVGELQTQREALASLKERCKQTQQQVEQCDQQLATQQTAQTQAVAELATVQKQLATQQLSVKERTALLTKAKAQQAQVAAQQTAVQTKLTAANDALDELTTTQTRTQQLLAAATDDYRRLELSQTKLTGEVDHATADLGEKYSLTLAAAQADVSDLPLAELAEQLKLLKRGLDEIGTVNLGAIDAFEELTKRDDFLTDQANDLIQSKSDLLQTMADLDETVATRFKTAFDQVATEFSAIFEQMFGGGKAELILTNPEHLLTSGVDIMAQPPGKKFQRLSLLSGGERALTAITLLFAILAVRPVPFSILDEAEAALDDANVDRFSQYLQDFQTGTQFVIITHRKGTMMHANVLYGVTMEESGVSKMVSVSLDELKASANPEN from the coding sequence ATGCAACTTAAATCATTAGAAATCAGCGGCTTTAAGTCGTTTGCCGATAAAACAAAAATTGATTTTCAAGCCGGGATGACCGGCATTGTGGGCCCAAACGGTAGTGGGAAAAGCAATATCATTGAAGCGATTCGCTGGGTCTTAGGCGAGCAAGCCGTGAAAAGTTTGCGTGGGACGAAGATGACGGATGTGATTTTCGCCGGTTCGGATCACCGTAAGCCTTTGAATATGGCTAAAGTCACGATCATGTTTGACAATAGTGATCACTTTTTACCGTTAGACTATGCGGAAGTTAGCATTACGCGTAAATTGTTCCGCAATGGTGACAGTGAGTATCTGATCAACAATCAGGCTTGCCGGCTCAAGGATATTACGAATTTAATGATCGATACCGGACTGGGAAAGGACTCGTTCTCGGTTATTTCACAAGGTCGAGTTGAAGCCGTGTTTAATGCTAAGCCGGAAGAACGTCGGAGTATCATTGAAGATGTCGCTGGCGTTTTGAAGTATAAAAAAGATAAACTGACGACGGAAGCGCGACTCGCTGATACGACCGATAATTTGAATCGGATCAATGATATTATTGCCGAATTAAATCAGCAACGCGGTCCTTTGGAACAACAAGCCAGTTTGGCTCACGATTATCAAGATCAAAAACAAAAGTATGATTATTTAGATCGGTCACGATTAGTTAAAAAAGTGACGATTGCGCACGATCAATTGGTCAAAGTTAATGAACAGTTAGCCCAAGCCAAAGCCTTAGTGCAGAATTATCAAACACAAGCAGATGCGGGTGCTAGTGAGGTCGCCGAGCTTAAAAGTGATCAAGCAGCCCAGTTACAGGCCAAAGATGCGTTAGCGGCCCAAAATTTGAGCTTGACTAAAACAATTGAAAATACGCAAGGTCAGCAGGGTGTCGATACCGAACGGCAACAAAATCAGCAGGCGACACAAACCCGACTGACTACGGCATTGACAGCAGCCAAGACGGCAGTAGCAACGTTAAGTGCAAAAAAACAAACGTTGACCAAGCAGTTAGCTGCACAACAAGCGCAAGTTAAACAATTACAGACGCAAGTTAAAACGCTCACGACGGCAACCAGTGCTGCTGGGCGTCAACAGCTCGCTGATCAGTTGGATCAAGTTCGCGCCAACTATATTGATGAAAAACAAGTTGAAGCTTCGTTGAATAATGAAGCTAAGAACTTAGTTAAGCAACATCAGCAAGCTGGGTCGCGTACGGATGCGACAACGCAGACTTTAGCGACCGCACAGGCAAAACTTGTTGCGGCTAAGACTGCGGTCGACGAGCAGAATCACACGTTAAGTGAACTGCAAAACCAAATCACGGCTCAAACCCAAACTTTAGCACAACAACGGGCCAAGTATCGCGAACAAGCGACACAATATGATACCCGCCAACAGAATTACTATGCGGCGTTAGGGTTGCGTGAAAAAGCTAAATCACAACTAGAAACGCTTCAGTCGGCCCAAGAACGGTATACGAGCTTTTATGCGGGTGTGCGAGCGGTCTTAGAGCATCGCCAGCAATTTCCAGGAGTGGCGGGTGCTGTTTCCGAATTATTAACGATTCCGGCGAATTACACTAAAGCGGTGGAAGTCGCCTTAGGTGGACAAGTGCAAAATGTTGTTTGTGACACGCAACAAACGGCCAAGACCGTCGTGCGGTTCTTGACGCAACATCATGCTGGTCGCGCGACCTTTTTACCAGTTGAACGGATTGACTCCCGTCAATTGGCAGTTGCCACCGAACAAGCTTTAAAACAGCAAACTGGTGTCTTAGGGATTGCTAGCGAGCTGGTGACTTGTGAGTCACACTATGTGGCAATCAAGCGCTATCTGTTGGGGACCACGGTGATCGTGGATACATTGGATCATGCGATGGCTATTTCACGTTTGCGTCGTTTCCGTTGCAAATTAGTTACCTTGGCTGGTGAAACAATTGCAGCCAGCGGGGCAATCACTGGTGGTGCAACGGCGCATGGTGATCGTGGGGTTCTGCAACAACAGCAACAGACAGAGAAATTAGCTGCGGACTTGGCACAAATGAACGCCGCGTTACAAACGAGTGAACAAGCACTCGCTACGACTAAGCAGGCCAATGATCAATTGACTGCGGCGGGTGAGACTAGTCAGCAAAAGTTGAGTGATCTGAAGGATCAAGCCAACCAAGTACGGGCCAATTTAGAAGTGGCTAAACGTGACTTGACTGCTTTAGAACGACAAATTAAGGCGCTGACTTATGAGCGTTCACAACGTGCGGACGAAGATAGCAGTTATGAGGCTCAAGTCGCTCATAACCAACAAGCCACGGCTGATAATCAGGCTAAGTTAGCCGACTATCAGCAGCAGATGCAGACGATTATGCAACAACAAAAAGATTACGCTACTTACCAACAGCAACAAGTTGGCGAGTTACAAACGCAACGAGAAGCGTTGGCGAGTTTAAAGGAACGTTGCAAGCAAACCCAGCAACAGGTTGAACAGTGTGATCAGCAATTGGCGACGCAACAGACAGCTCAAACACAAGCAGTGGCGGAATTAGCCACTGTCCAAAAACAACTGGCAACGCAACAATTGTCGGTCAAAGAACGGACGGCGCTTTTGACGAAAGCCAAAGCGCAACAAGCTCAAGTGGCTGCCCAACAAACGGCGGTGCAAACGAAGCTGACGGCTGCTAACGACGCGTTGGATGAGTTAACGACGACACAAACCCGGACGCAGCAGTTATTGGCTGCGGCGACGGATGATTATCGGCGCTTAGAACTCAGCCAGACGAAGCTAACCGGTGAAGTTGATCACGCGACGGCTGATTTGGGTGAGAAGTACAGCTTAACGCTGGCTGCAGCGCAAGCGGATGTGAGTGATTTACCACTAGCTGAGCTTGCGGAACAATTAAAATTATTGAAACGTGGCCTTGATGAAATTGGCACGGTCAACTTAGGGGCGATTGACGCCTTTGAGGAGTTAACGAAACGCGATGATTTCTTGACCGACCAAGCTAATGACTTGATCCAATCGAAATCAGACTTGCTACAAACGATGGCCGATCTCGATGAAACGGTCGCGACGCGCTTTAAGACCGCGTTTGATCAAGTGGCGACTGAGTTTAGTGCCATTTTTGAGCAAATGTTTGGTGGCGGTAAAGCGGAATTGATCTTGACCAATCCAGAACACTTATTGACTAGTGGCGTGGATATTATGGCGCAGCCACCGGGCAAAAAATTCCAACGGTTGAGTTTGCTTTCCGGTGGTGAACGGGCTCTGACAGCCATTACGTTACTCTTTGCAATCTTAGCTGTTCGGCCGGTTCCTTTCAGTATTTTAGATGAAGCTGAAGCGGCCTTAGATGATGCTAACGTTGATCGGTTCAGTCAATATTTACAGGACTTCCAAACGGGCACCCAGTTTGTCATCATCACCCACCGGAAAGGGACGATGATGCATGCCAATGTGTTGTACGGTGTGACTATGGAAGAATCTGGGGTTTCAAAGATGGTCTCAGTCTCGTTGGATGAGTTAAAAGCCAGTGCAAATCCTGAAAATTAA
- the rimM gene encoding ribosome maturation factor RimM (Essential for efficient processing of 16S rRNA) translates to MDYFRVGTLVNTHGIRGEVKVVVITDFPEKRFVKGEQLIMFKDAAATTGGITVTIDKAREQKGLFFLTFKGFDNINDVEKYKGWTLKVAAEALQDLPAGEYYYHQIIGLKVVTSDGETIGKVKEILAPGANDVWVVQRDHGQADVLLPKIPQVIKKVDLDTGQVTVDLMEGLID, encoded by the coding sequence ATGGATTATTTTCGAGTAGGTACCTTAGTAAATACCCATGGCATTCGTGGTGAAGTTAAAGTCGTTGTGATTACGGACTTTCCAGAGAAGCGTTTTGTTAAAGGGGAGCAATTGATTATGTTCAAAGACGCGGCCGCAACCACCGGTGGCATTACGGTCACGATTGATAAGGCGCGTGAACAAAAAGGACTCTTTTTCCTGACATTTAAAGGGTTCGACAACATCAATGACGTTGAAAAATATAAGGGCTGGACGTTAAAAGTTGCGGCTGAAGCCTTACAAGACTTACCAGCAGGTGAATACTATTACCATCAAATTATTGGGTTAAAAGTGGTCACTAGTGATGGTGAAACCATTGGTAAGGTCAAAGAAATTCTGGCTCCTGGGGCTAATGATGTCTGGGTCGTCCAGCGTGATCACGGCCAAGCAGATGTGCTACTGCCAAAGATTCCCCAAGTTATCAAGAAAGTTGATCTAGACACTGGTCAGGTTACCGTTGACTTGATGGAAGGGTTGATCGACTAA
- the plsX gene encoding phosphate acyltransferase PlsX, with the protein MIKIAIDAMGGDYAPDAVIEGVEQARDLFEDTVFLLYGQRDVINQHLKNRDRIQVINADEVITMEDEPVRAVRRKKHSSIVMAATAVKDGEADAFFSAGNSGAVLAAGLFIVGRIKGIDRPGLVTALPVVRNTKQSNFVMMDIGANADSKPMNLQQYAVLGTYYAERMMQAKAPRVALLNNGTEDDKGNKVHKAAFELLQQTADINFIGNVESRDLLNGAADVVVTDGFTGNAVLKSIEGTARAMLGLVKDAVYNTGVSGKLGGLLLKNGFNQIRSQMDYSQYGGAVLLGLKAPVVKAHGSSKAPTIVNTIRQIRQMVATDIVPGVAAYYAKQQANQQASVDKSVEND; encoded by the coding sequence ATGATTAAAATTGCGATCGATGCAATGGGTGGCGATTACGCGCCGGATGCCGTAATTGAAGGGGTCGAACAGGCTCGCGATTTATTTGAAGATACGGTGTTCTTACTTTATGGTCAACGTGACGTGATCAATCAACATTTGAAAAATCGTGATCGGATTCAAGTGATCAATGCGGATGAAGTGATTACAATGGAAGATGAACCCGTGCGTGCCGTCCGACGTAAGAAGCATTCATCAATTGTCATGGCTGCCACAGCCGTCAAAGATGGTGAAGCGGATGCGTTCTTTTCAGCTGGGAATTCCGGTGCGGTATTAGCTGCCGGACTATTTATCGTTGGCCGTATCAAAGGGATCGACCGACCGGGATTAGTCACTGCGCTGCCAGTGGTACGAAATACCAAACAGTCCAATTTCGTCATGATGGATATTGGCGCTAATGCCGATAGTAAACCCATGAATTTGCAACAATATGCCGTATTAGGAACTTATTACGCGGAACGCATGATGCAAGCTAAGGCACCACGGGTCGCGTTGCTCAACAACGGTACCGAGGATGATAAGGGCAATAAAGTGCACAAAGCCGCGTTTGAGCTGTTACAACAAACTGCCGATATTAACTTTATTGGTAACGTTGAGTCACGTGATCTATTGAACGGGGCCGCAGATGTGGTCGTCACCGATGGCTTTACCGGTAACGCCGTCTTGAAAAGCATTGAAGGAACCGCTCGTGCCATGCTCGGTTTAGTCAAGGATGCCGTTTATAACACTGGGGTCAGTGGCAAATTGGGCGGCTTGTTGCTAAAGAATGGTTTCAATCAGATTCGCTCACAAATGGACTATTCTCAATATGGTGGTGCCGTCCTTTTAGGCTTAAAAGCCCCAGTTGTTAAGGCCCACGGTTCGAGTAAAGCCCCAACAATCGTGAACACGATTCGGCAAATTCGGCAAATGGTGGCAACGGATATTGTGCCTGGTGTGGCAGCTTACTATGCGAAACAACAAGCAAATCAGCAAGCAAGTGTAGACAAGTCCGTTGAAAACGATTAA
- the ftsY gene encoding signal recognition particle-docking protein FtsY, whose translation MGLFSRLKKAFSLPESEEAQATSAASEAAESTTSEAEATTDSGREALSETATSEVAASVTSLSSEAPAAPESVAPTSAVPDSSAPASSAPVSIASSAAESVTPASATTVASEAAPVSAEPTDTPAPETTLVAEEPPTTSDTDESEPTEAERYDEGLKKSRKTFGDRINAFLANFRHVDEGFFDELEDTLIESDVGYETAMRISDELRDEVKLKNAKSKKEISSVIVEKLVDMYGEAGRGEDNAIHLAKSGPTVILFVGVNGAGKTTTVGKMANMYKQQGKKVLLAACDTFRAGAIQQLQVWGKRDGVDVVAGPEKTDPASVCFDAVKKAKAENYDILFVDTAGRLQNKVNLMNELEKIKRVITREIPAAPQEVLLVLDATTGQNALNQAKLFKQSTAVTGIVLTKLDGTARGGIVLAIRNELHLAVKYVGLGEKVTDLRPFNANDFVYGLFKDVIAG comes from the coding sequence ATGGGATTATTTAGTCGCCTTAAAAAAGCATTTAGTTTACCAGAATCTGAAGAAGCGCAAGCCACTTCGGCTGCTAGTGAAGCGGCTGAAAGTACGACTAGTGAGGCCGAAGCAACGACTGATAGTGGTCGTGAAGCGCTGAGTGAAACCGCGACTAGTGAAGTGGCCGCCAGTGTGACATCACTGAGTTCTGAAGCGCCAGCGGCACCAGAAAGTGTGGCACCTACCAGTGCTGTCCCTGACTCGTCAGCACCCGCGTCTAGTGCACCGGTTTCGATTGCCAGCAGTGCAGCAGAATCGGTCACACCAGCCTCAGCAACGACTGTCGCTAGCGAAGCGGCACCAGTCTCGGCTGAACCAACGGACACACCTGCGCCTGAGACAACGCTTGTTGCTGAGGAGCCACCAACCACTAGTGACACCGATGAGTCAGAACCAACCGAAGCTGAACGTTATGACGAAGGCTTGAAAAAGTCCCGAAAAACGTTTGGCGACCGAATCAACGCTTTCTTAGCCAATTTCCGACACGTGGATGAAGGCTTCTTTGATGAATTGGAAGATACCTTAATTGAGTCCGATGTTGGTTATGAAACCGCCATGCGTATCAGTGATGAGCTTCGTGACGAGGTCAAATTAAAGAACGCTAAAAGTAAAAAAGAAATTTCCAGTGTGATTGTTGAAAAGCTTGTCGACATGTACGGCGAAGCTGGCCGCGGTGAAGATAACGCGATCCATCTGGCTAAGTCGGGACCGACAGTGATTCTATTTGTCGGTGTCAATGGGGCTGGAAAAACGACGACCGTTGGTAAGATGGCCAATATGTATAAGCAACAAGGCAAAAAAGTCTTACTAGCAGCTTGTGACACTTTCCGGGCTGGCGCCATCCAACAACTTCAAGTTTGGGGTAAACGAGATGGCGTGGATGTCGTTGCGGGGCCAGAAAAGACTGACCCAGCCTCAGTTTGTTTTGATGCGGTCAAGAAAGCTAAAGCCGAAAATTACGATATCTTGTTTGTCGATACGGCGGGACGGTTGCAAAATAAGGTCAACTTGATGAATGAATTGGAAAAGATCAAACGTGTGATCACGCGTGAAATTCCAGCGGCACCGCAAGAAGTTTTATTAGTCTTGGATGCCACGACTGGGCAGAATGCGTTGAATCAAGCGAAGTTGTTCAAGCAATCCACGGCAGTGACCGGTATTGTTTTGACAAAGCTGGATGGTACCGCTCGTGGTGGGATTGTGCTGGCAATCCGCAATGAGTTGCATCTCGCAGTGAAGTACGTTGGTTTGGGTGAAAAGGTGACCGACTTACGGCCATTTAATGCCAATGATTTTGTTTACGGGTTATTTAAAGATGTGATCGCCGGTTAA
- a CDS encoding KH domain-containing protein, which produces MADIKALIKTVVTPLVQYPADIAIDFKETNRYLEYNLTVNSEDIGRVIGRQGRVASAIRTIVYSVRVSGPKRVRLTIEDGQKKNS; this is translated from the coding sequence ATGGCAGATATTAAAGCTTTAATCAAAACGGTCGTCACACCGTTGGTACAATATCCCGCTGATATTGCGATTGATTTCAAAGAAACAAATCGTTACTTGGAATATAACTTAACCGTTAATTCTGAGGATATTGGTCGGGTCATTGGTCGGCAGGGACGCGTTGCTTCGGCAATTCGGACGATTGTGTATAGTGTCCGAGTTTCAGGACCTAAACGAGTTCGTCTTACGATCGAAGATGGACAGAAAAAAAACTCTTGA
- the trmD gene encoding tRNA (guanosine(37)-N1)-methyltransferase TrmD has product MRIDILSLFPHMFDGPLHESMIGNAVENNVIDVGVTDFRDYTTDKHNHVDDYPYGGGAGMLLQPQPIFDALADVQTKHPAKGRVILLDPAGYQFNQTVAEDFAKEDHLTFICGHYEGYDERIRSLVTDEVSLGDYVLTGGELGAMVMIDATVRLIPGVLGNAESAPGDSFSTGLLEYPQYTRPADFRGLKVPDILLSGDHGKIDDWRLEQALKRTYERRPDMLKKLKLSGKARQMLADIQADATDL; this is encoded by the coding sequence ATGCGGATTGATATTCTAAGCTTGTTCCCGCACATGTTTGATGGTCCATTACATGAATCGATGATTGGCAATGCCGTTGAAAACAACGTGATCGATGTAGGTGTCACTGATTTTCGTGATTATACGACCGACAAGCACAATCACGTTGATGACTATCCTTATGGCGGCGGGGCAGGAATGCTGTTGCAACCCCAACCGATTTTCGATGCCTTGGCGGATGTACAAACGAAGCATCCAGCTAAGGGGCGAGTTATCTTACTTGATCCGGCCGGCTATCAGTTTAATCAAACGGTTGCGGAAGATTTCGCCAAAGAAGACCATTTAACCTTTATTTGTGGTCATTATGAAGGCTATGATGAACGTATCCGTTCACTGGTGACCGATGAAGTCTCACTCGGTGATTATGTCCTCACTGGTGGGGAATTAGGTGCCATGGTCATGATCGATGCTACGGTGCGGTTAATTCCAGGTGTTTTAGGCAATGCTGAATCGGCACCTGGGGATTCATTTTCAACTGGATTATTGGAATATCCACAATACACGCGTCCGGCCGATTTTCGGGGCTTGAAGGTACCAGATATCCTATTGAGCGGGGATCATGGTAAAATTGATGACTGGCGCTTAGAGCAAGCTTTAAAGCGAACCTATGAACGTCGTCCCGACATGCTGAAGAAGTTAAAGCTCAGTGGCAAGGCGCGCCAAATGTTGGCGGATATTCAAGCGGATGCTACTGATTTATAA
- the rpsP gene encoding 30S ribosomal protein S16 — MSVKIRLKRMGSKKNPFYRIVVADSRSPRDGRFIAQVGTYNPLTEPAQVKLEEEDILGWLNNGAQPSDTVKNILSKAGIMKKYHEAKFTK; from the coding sequence ATGTCAGTCAAGATTCGTCTAAAGCGGATGGGTTCAAAGAAAAATCCATTTTACCGGATTGTTGTCGCTGATTCACGTTCACCACGTGATGGTCGTTTTATCGCCCAAGTCGGCACATACAACCCACTTACAGAACCAGCCCAAGTTAAACTTGAAGAGGAAGATATCCTCGGTTGGTTGAACAATGGTGCTCAACCTTCAGATACGGTTAAGAATATCTTATCCAAGGCCGGTATCATGAAGAAGTATCATGAAGCTAAGTTCACTAAATAA
- the ffh gene encoding signal recognition particle protein, whose translation MAFEGLTERLQKAMTNLRRKGKVSESDLRDTMREIRLALLEADVNFTVVKDFVKTVRERALGAKVLEGLNPAQQIVKIVNEELTKTMGETAVPLNKSAKIPTVIMMAGLQGAGKTTTVGKLALKLKNEQDARPLMIAADVYRPAAIQQLQQVGQQIEVPVFEMGTDVDPVEIVRQGMAQAEANHNDYVFIDTAGRLQIDEQLMTELANIKDLVHPDEILLVIDAMTGQNAVNTAEGFDQKLDVTGVVLTKLDGDTRGGAALSIRAVTGKPIKFVGQGEKMTDLDVFHPDRMADRILGMGDMLTLIEKAQQQYDEKEAEQMNQKIRENSFDFNDFIDQLDQVDKMGNMEDIMKMIPGMANNPAMKNFNMDPKDIAHIRAIVYSMTPKEKEDPDVLNPSRRRRIAAGAGRPIHEVNRMIKQFNQTKKMMNQMSKGNFAGMEGLMGGAGGGGGIGGKMQQMAMKRMVRTTKKNKKKRLAKAMRRRKR comes from the coding sequence ATGGCATTTGAAGGCCTAACAGAACGTTTACAAAAAGCAATGACCAATCTCCGACGGAAAGGGAAAGTTTCCGAAAGCGACTTACGAGACACCATGCGGGAAATCCGGCTGGCCTTACTCGAAGCCGATGTTAACTTTACCGTCGTCAAGGATTTCGTTAAAACTGTGCGCGAACGCGCTTTAGGGGCAAAAGTCCTAGAAGGGTTAAATCCGGCACAACAAATTGTTAAAATCGTTAACGAAGAATTAACGAAGACGATGGGTGAGACGGCAGTGCCGTTGAACAAATCGGCTAAGATTCCAACGGTCATTATGATGGCTGGGCTACAAGGGGCCGGGAAAACGACCACGGTCGGGAAACTGGCTTTAAAGCTTAAAAATGAACAAGACGCGCGGCCATTAATGATTGCGGCCGATGTTTACCGACCAGCGGCGATTCAACAATTGCAACAGGTCGGTCAACAAATCGAGGTACCCGTTTTTGAAATGGGGACCGACGTTGATCCGGTAGAAATTGTGCGTCAAGGGATGGCTCAAGCGGAAGCTAATCATAACGATTATGTCTTTATTGATACCGCTGGGCGGTTGCAGATCGACGAACAATTAATGACCGAATTAGCCAACATTAAAGATTTAGTTCATCCAGACGAAATCCTATTAGTCATCGATGCCATGACTGGTCAAAACGCAGTCAATACGGCTGAGGGCTTTGATCAGAAGCTAGATGTCACTGGGGTCGTTTTAACGAAGTTAGATGGGGATACCCGTGGTGGGGCTGCGTTATCAATTCGGGCCGTCACTGGTAAACCGATCAAGTTCGTCGGTCAAGGTGAAAAAATGACCGACCTCGATGTCTTCCATCCCGACCGTATGGCGGATCGGATTTTAGGCATGGGGGACATGTTGACGCTGATTGAAAAGGCGCAACAACAGTACGATGAAAAAGAAGCCGAACAAATGAATCAAAAGATTCGGGAGAACAGCTTTGATTTCAACGACTTCATCGACCAATTGGACCAAGTCGATAAAATGGGGAACATGGAAGACATTATGAAGATGATTCCTGGAATGGCAAACAATCCAGCGATGAAGAACTTCAACATGGACCCGAAAGATATTGCGCATATTCGGGCAATCGTTTATTCGATGACGCCCAAGGAAAAAGAAGATCCAGATGTACTGAATCCTTCACGTCGCCGGCGGATTGCGGCAGGTGCTGGACGACCAATTCATGAGGTCAACCGGATGATCAAGCAGTTCAATCAAACTAAAAAGATGATGAATCAGATGTCCAAAGGAAACTTTGCCGGCATGGAAGGTTTGATGGGCGGTGCCGGTGGTGGTGGCGGTATCGGTGGTAAGATGCAACAAATGGCCATGAAACGGATGGTCCGCACCACCAAGAAGAATAAAAAGAAGCGGTTAGCCAAAGCAATGCGGCGCCGGAAACGTTAA